Genomic segment of Streptosporangium sp. NBC_01755:
CGGCGGTGACGGTCCTGGCCCTGGCTCTGCTCCTGGCGAGCATGCTCGCCGGGCTGCTGGTCGGCGCCGCGGACATCGCGCCGACCAGCGTGCTGCTCCAGCTGCTCGACTGGCTGCCGTTCGTCTCGGCGGACTCGGGGCTGGCCCCGGTCGAGTCGAGCCTCCTGGTCGAGCTTCGGCTGCCCAGGGTCCTGCTCGCTGCGATCGTCGGCGGCCTGCTGGCCGTCGCCGGAGCCGGCTACCAGGGTGTCTTCCGCAACCCGCTGGCCGACCCCTACCTGCTGGGAGCGGCGGCGGGCGCCGGTCTGACGACCACCGCGGCGATCGTCTTCACCAGGGGCGACGGCGAGGCGATCGGCATCCCCGCCGCCGCCTTCGCCGGCGCCGTCGGCGGCGTCCTGCTCGCCTACGCGCTGGGCAGCGCGGCGGGCCGGGGCGGCGGCACCGCCACGCTGGTACTCGCGGGCGTGGCGGTCACGTCCTTCCTCACCGCCATCCAGACGTTCCTGCAGCAGCTCAGGGTGGAGGAGCTGCAGCGCATCTACTCCTGGATCCTTGGCAACGTCGGCGGCGGCTGGAGCCAGGTGGCGCTGGTGGCCCCGTACGCGGCCGTCTCGGTGCTGGTCATGCTGCTGCACGGCAGGCTGCTCGATGTGCTCTCGGTCGGCGACGACGAGGCGGTCACCCTCGGCCTGAACGCCGCCCGGGTCCGCCTCGTCGTGCTGTTCGCCGCCTCCCTGGCCACCGCGGCGGCCGTCGCGGTCAGCGGGCTGATCGGCTTCGTCGGCATCGTCGTGCCGCACGTGGTCCGCCGCCTGGCCGGGGCGTCGTACCGGATTGTGCTGCCGATCTCGCTGATCGGCGGGGCCGCCTTCCTGGTCCTCGCCGACCTGATCGCCAGGACCGTGCTCGCCCCGGCCGAACTGCCCATCGGGGTGGTGACCGCCTTCTTCGGCGCGCCGTTCTTCGTCGCCGTACTGCGGATGACCCGCCGGGTGGAGACGTGACCGTGGTACGAGGGGAGACGCGGTGAGCCGCCTCGCGGTGAGTGACCTGTCGGTGTTGCTGGACCGGCGGACCATCCTGTCCGGCGTCGGGCTCGACGTCCAAGGCGGCGGCTGGCTGGCCGTCATCGGTGCCAACGGCGCGGGCAAGTCCACGCTGCTGCGAGCCCTGGCAGGAGTGCTGCCCTGCGAGGGCGAGGTGCTCGTCGACGACGCGCCGATCAGACGGCTGCGGCACAGGGACCGGGCCAGGCTGCTGGCCTACGCTCCGCAGTCCCCGGCGCTGCCGGTCGACATGACGGTGTTCGACTACGCCCTGCTCGGACGCACCCCGTACATCCCCTATCTGGGCCGCGAGGGCCGTCGCGATCGCGAGGTGACCGCGTCGGTGCTGGAACGTCTGGACCTGTCGTCCCTCGCCACCCGGCGGCTCGGTCATCTGTCCGGAGGCGAGCGCCAGCGCGTGGTGCTCGCCAGGGCGCTGGCCCAGCAGGCCCCGGTGCTTCTGCTCGACGAGCCCACCACCGCCCTCGACCTGGGACACCAGCAGCAGGTGCTGGAGCTCGTGGACCGGCTCCGGCTGGCCGACGGGCTGACCGTCGTCACGACATTGCATGATTTGAGCCTCGCCGGCCAGTACGCTGACTCGATGATGTTGCTCTCCGACGGCCGGGTGGCCGCCTCCGGCACCCCGGCCGAGGTGCTGACCGGGGAGCTGATCGGCGAGCACTTCGAGGCCCGCGTCCGCGTCGTCACCGGCCCCGGCGGCAGGCCCGAGGTTCACCTGGAGCGTTCTTGACCGGGTCCGAGGTTCGTCTGAACGTTCCTGATCAGGTGCAAGGCCCGTCCGGAGGGTGTGTGAGCGGGTCCGAGGTTCAAGCGGACGCATTCGATCGGGGCCGAGGTTCGCACGGAGCCTCCCCGAGGCTGAGTCACCGCGAGGAGGACGGGGCCCGGCTGGCCTCGCTGCTGTGGGAGTTCGGCCCCGGGTGGCGGGCGATCTCCTCGGCCATGGTCGGCGGCGGCATCGGCCCGGCCGCCTGGGCGCTCAACGCGCAGGTGGTCGGCGGATACTCGCGGATGGATCCGGTGGAGCACCTGCTGGAGCTCGCCCCGCCGGGACCCGGCGTCGGCATGCTCACCGCCGCGTCCGTCGACCACTTCACCTGGGCCGACGACGGGGGAGTGGAGGCCATGGCGACCGTCGGCCTGCGCGTCCCCACCTGGGCGGCTGCTCCCGAAGGCGTCCCAGACCCCGAACTGGCCCCCGTGTACCTGCCGGGAACGATCAACATCATCGTCGCCGTGCCGGTCGCGATGAGTGACGCCGCACTGGTCAACGCGGTCATGACGGTGACCGAGGCCAAGACCCAGGCCCTGCTGGAGGCCGGTTTCCCCTGCACGGGAACCGCCTCCGACGCCGTCTGCGTGGCGGCCCCCGAGCACGGCCCGGAAGAACTCTTCGGCGGCCCCCGCTCCATCTGGGGCGCCCGCATCGCCCGCGCCGTCCACACCGCCGTCCACCGGGGCGCCCACCAGTGGGCAAAACGTGACGTGTTGACTACCTGAAGTAAGGGAATCGCGAGAAGTAGCATGTGGGCGAGGGCCAGACTCCCGATACTGAGCAGGTGACCGCGATGGCAACAACGGAGCCGACGACCAGGCGGACGGTTCTCCAAGGAGAGCCGCCGTTCACTGTCGACGACCTGCTCAAGTTTCCCGACGACGGGAACCGCTACGAGCTCTTCAATGGGAGCCTGCTGGTGAGTCCCTCTCCTATCCCCCTGCATCAGCGTGCGATCGCTCGCCTTCTCGTAATTCTCGAAGGCGTCGCACCACCTGAGTTCGAACCACTACCGGATGTCAACCTCCGGGCGAGCGACCGCGACTTCTTCATCCCCGACCTCGTCGTGGTGCCGACGAAGACCGTCGACGAGACGCAGCTGATGTTCGCGCCGCGCGACATCCTCCTCGCCGTCGAGATGGTCAGCCCGAGCACCCAGGCGCGGGACCGCCACCTCAAGAGGGCCGCCTACGCGGCCGCGGGCATTCCCGTCTACTGGCGGATCGAGCTGTCCGATGGTCCGTCCGTTCACGTCCACGAACTCGCCGGTGACGAGTACAAACCCGCCGAGAGGCACGACGCGGGAGAGGTCGCGACCCTCTTCGCCCCCTTTGAGGTTTCCTTCGATCCCGCCGTGCTGCTGCAGCCTCGGGGCTGAGCGAGGCAAGCCCTCCGCGGGTCCGGACGGCCCCCCTTCACCGGGGACGCCCGTCCGGACCCGCGTATTTCAGCTCTCCGTACGCAGGGCCGTGCCGTCGTCCCCGAGGGTGACGCCGTAGTCGGTGAGGGCGCCGTGGGGGGTATCCGGCGCCGGGTCTCCTCGCGTTTTCGAACTCGCGGGCCGTCCGTCCGGGTACGAGAGAAGCCTCCACTGACACATGAGAAGCAATGGCGGCTTTATCCCTTTTATTCCACTTTAGAGTGAATTATCAAAATATGGGGCTGTCATCCCATTGGATTCGCCGTGGCCACGGACCGCTGGGCGGGATGAGTGGGCTGGTCCCCGCGCGATATACATTGTCGCGCCGAGG
This window contains:
- a CDS encoding FecCD family ABC transporter permease, giving the protein MLAGLLVGAADIAPTSVLLQLLDWLPFVSADSGLAPVESSLLVELRLPRVLLAAIVGGLLAVAGAGYQGVFRNPLADPYLLGAAAGAGLTTTAAIVFTRGDGEAIGIPAAAFAGAVGGVLLAYALGSAAGRGGGTATLVLAGVAVTSFLTAIQTFLQQLRVEELQRIYSWILGNVGGGWSQVALVAPYAAVSVLVMLLHGRLLDVLSVGDDEAVTLGLNAARVRLVVLFAASLATAAAVAVSGLIGFVGIVVPHVVRRLAGASYRIVLPISLIGGAAFLVLADLIARTVLAPAELPIGVVTAFFGAPFFVAVLRMTRRVET
- a CDS encoding ABC transporter ATP-binding protein, producing MSRLAVSDLSVLLDRRTILSGVGLDVQGGGWLAVIGANGAGKSTLLRALAGVLPCEGEVLVDDAPIRRLRHRDRARLLAYAPQSPALPVDMTVFDYALLGRTPYIPYLGREGRRDREVTASVLERLDLSSLATRRLGHLSGGERQRVVLARALAQQAPVLLLDEPTTALDLGHQQQVLELVDRLRLADGLTVVTTLHDLSLAGQYADSMMLLSDGRVAASGTPAEVLTGELIGEHFEARVRVVTGPGGRPEVHLERS
- a CDS encoding adenosylcobinamide amidohydrolase yields the protein MSHREEDGARLASLLWEFGPGWRAISSAMVGGGIGPAAWALNAQVVGGYSRMDPVEHLLELAPPGPGVGMLTAASVDHFTWADDGGVEAMATVGLRVPTWAAAPEGVPDPELAPVYLPGTINIIVAVPVAMSDAALVNAVMTVTEAKTQALLEAGFPCTGTASDAVCVAAPEHGPEELFGGPRSIWGARIARAVHTAVHRGAHQWAKRDVLTT
- a CDS encoding Uma2 family endonuclease, yielding MATTEPTTRRTVLQGEPPFTVDDLLKFPDDGNRYELFNGSLLVSPSPIPLHQRAIARLLVILEGVAPPEFEPLPDVNLRASDRDFFIPDLVVVPTKTVDETQLMFAPRDILLAVEMVSPSTQARDRHLKRAAYAAAGIPVYWRIELSDGPSVHVHELAGDEYKPAERHDAGEVATLFAPFEVSFDPAVLLQPRG